The following proteins come from a genomic window of bacterium:
- a CDS encoding NAD(P)/FAD-dependent oxidoreductase → MRYLILGSGPAGIAAARAARKLDKDAEVILATEEHGAPYLRPLLPDLVSGERELSGVADPQGKDLADLKVRLLGGKRARRVDAAKNRVTFSDGTEETYNFLCIATGGRPILPLALMGAPGAFLFLNSLGDAQRVRERAMRSDKIVVYGPGYLGIEAARAMRKLGNEVAWINPGLPRFGNPISGEVEARITDQLRARGVKVHEATEIADVIDVDGKNYEVVTAGGGTIRCHLIVVATERLPNIGFLEGSGVKAGAGVLVDEYLRTNVSNIFAAGDCAEVYDINRRESRINFGWRSAIKQGQLAGENMAGGGQVYIKNAEDYFGLLYGAPLPERVGA, encoded by the coding sequence ATGAGATACCTGATCCTCGGAAGCGGACCGGCGGGAATCGCCGCCGCAAGGGCGGCCCGGAAACTCGACAAGGACGCGGAGGTGATCCTCGCCACCGAGGAGCACGGGGCGCCGTACCTCCGCCCCCTGCTCCCCGACCTCGTCTCCGGCGAGCGGGAGCTTTCGGGGGTCGCCGACCCCCAGGGAAAGGACCTGGCGGATCTCAAGGTGAGGCTCCTCGGCGGCAAGCGCGCGCGCCGCGTCGACGCGGCGAAGAACCGGGTGACCTTTTCCGACGGCACCGAGGAAACGTACAATTTCCTGTGCATCGCCACGGGGGGCCGGCCGATCCTGCCCCTCGCGCTGATGGGCGCCCCCGGCGCGTTCCTCTTCCTCAACTCCCTGGGAGACGCGCAGCGGGTGCGGGAACGGGCGATGCGCTCCGACAAGATCGTCGTCTACGGCCCCGGCTACCTCGGCATCGAGGCGGCACGGGCGATGCGGAAGCTCGGGAACGAAGTGGCCTGGATCAACCCCGGCCTTCCCCGGTTCGGAAATCCCATCTCCGGGGAGGTCGAGGCGCGGATCACCGACCAGCTCCGGGCACGGGGCGTCAAGGTGCACGAAGCGACGGAGATCGCCGACGTGATCGACGTCGACGGAAAGAATTACGAGGTGGTGACGGCCGGGGGCGGGACGATCCGATGCCACCTGATCGTGGTGGCCACGGAGCGGCTCCCCAACATCGGCTTCCTCGAGGGGAGCGGCGTGAAGGCGGGCGCGGGCGTCCTGGTCGACGAGTACCTGCGCACGAACGTCAGCAACATCTTCGCCGCGGGCGATTGCGCCGAGGTGTACGACATCAACCGCCGGGAGAGCCGGATCAACTTCGGGTGGCGCAGCGCGATCAAGCAGGGGCAGCTCGCCGGCGAGAACATGGCCGGCGGCGGGCAGGTCTACATAAAGAACGCCGAGGATTACTTCGGGCTGCTCTACGGGGCGCCGCTGCCGGAACGCGTGGGGGCGTAG
- the pstS gene encoding phosphate ABC transporter substrate-binding protein PstS — MRKIHGAMAGVLAMLAVASIASAADPLTINGAGATFPYPLYSKWFYEYSNANPGVRFNYQSIGSGGGIKQITAGTVNFGATDAPMTDEEMRKTSGPILHIPTALGAVVPVYNLDGAASGLKLTPDVLAGIYLGKITRWNDPKIAELNKTVTMPNADIVVAHRSDGSGTTDIFTNYLTTVNTEWRAKVGRGKAVNWPVGIGGKGNEGVAGVVKQTPGAIGYVELAYAKQNKMKVAALRNRDGNFVLPTIEATSAAAAGTAKSMPPDFRVSLVDAPGKESWPISGLTWILVYKDQKDEARGKAIVRFLKWAITDGQKMEAPLDYAPLPKAVAAKIDKALKQISFKGKSLY, encoded by the coding sequence ATGAGAAAGATCCACGGTGCCATGGCAGGAGTTCTGGCAATGCTCGCCGTCGCATCCATCGCGTCCGCGGCGGATCCGCTGACGATCAACGGGGCGGGGGCGACGTTCCCGTACCCGCTCTATTCCAAATGGTTCTACGAATACTCCAACGCCAACCCGGGCGTCCGTTTCAACTACCAGTCGATCGGTTCCGGGGGCGGGATCAAGCAGATCACCGCGGGGACGGTGAACTTCGGCGCCACCGACGCGCCGATGACGGACGAGGAGATGAGGAAAACCTCCGGTCCCATCCTCCACATCCCGACGGCGCTCGGGGCGGTGGTTCCGGTCTACAACCTCGACGGCGCGGCGAGCGGGCTGAAACTCACGCCGGACGTCCTCGCCGGCATCTACCTCGGCAAGATCACCCGCTGGAACGACCCGAAGATCGCGGAACTGAACAAGACCGTGACGATGCCGAACGCGGACATCGTGGTCGCCCACCGCTCCGACGGGTCCGGCACCACGGATATCTTCACGAACTACCTGACCACGGTGAACACCGAGTGGCGCGCGAAGGTCGGCCGCGGGAAGGCGGTCAACTGGCCGGTGGGGATCGGCGGCAAGGGGAACGAGGGCGTGGCCGGCGTGGTGAAACAGACGCCGGGGGCCATCGGGTATGTGGAACTCGCGTACGCGAAGCAGAACAAGATGAAGGTTGCCGCTCTCCGGAACCGGGACGGAAACTTCGTCCTCCCGACGATCGAGGCTACCTCGGCCGCCGCCGCGGGGACGGCGAAGTCGATGCCGCCGGATTTCCGGGTTTCGCTGGTCGATGCCCCCGGAAAGGAATCGTGGCCCATCTCCGGGCTCACCTGGATCCTCGTGTACAAGGACCAGAAGGACGAGGCCAGGGGCAAGGCCATCGTCCGGTTCCTCAAGTGGGCGATCACGGACGGCCAGAAGATGGAGGCCCCGCTCGACTACGCGCCGTTGCCGAAGGCCGTGGCGGCGAAGATCGACAAGGCGCTGAAGCAGATCTCCTTCAAGGGGAAGTCCCTGTACTGA
- the phoU gene encoding phosphate signaling complex protein PhoU gives MTFPRGGERMKKHYSEQLAGLRELVLRMGGLVEQMTRRVVQALVERNIALLAEVRAMETQVNQLHIEIDEACIELIALRQPAAVDLRFIAAAMKINTDMERIGDQAVNIVERAESLLAVPPLKPLIDIPRMADIAQEMLKAALDAFVNGDDELAYRTILRDDSVDQLKDQIFRELLTFMMADPTTIPRAMDLILVSRHLERIGDHATNICEDVIFMVKGKDVRHQGPLA, from the coding sequence ATGACCTTCCCGCGAGGCGGTGAGCGGATGAAGAAACATTATTCGGAACAGCTGGCGGGGCTTCGCGAACTGGTCCTCCGCATGGGAGGGCTGGTGGAACAGATGACGCGGCGGGTCGTCCAGGCGCTCGTCGAGCGCAACATCGCCCTCCTCGCCGAGGTCCGTGCGATGGAGACCCAGGTCAACCAGCTCCACATCGAGATCGACGAGGCGTGCATCGAACTCATCGCGCTGCGCCAGCCGGCGGCCGTCGATCTCCGCTTCATCGCCGCCGCGATGAAGATCAACACGGACATGGAGCGGATCGGGGACCAGGCGGTCAACATCGTCGAGCGGGCGGAGTCGCTGCTCGCCGTCCCCCCGCTCAAGCCGCTGATCGATATCCCGCGGATGGCGGACATCGCGCAGGAGATGCTGAAGGCGGCGCTTGACGCCTTCGTGAACGGGGACGACGAACTGGCATACCGTACGATCCTTCGGGACGACTCCGTGGACCAGCTCAAGGACCAGATATTCCGCGAGCTCCTGACGTTCATGATGGCGGACCCGACCACCATCCCGCGGGCGATGGACCTGATCCTCGTCTCGCGCCACCTCGAGCGGATCGGGGACCACGCCACCAACATCTGCGAGGACGTGATCTTCATGGTGAAGGGGAAGGACGTGCGGCACCAGGGACCCCTCGCGTAG
- the pstC gene encoding phosphate ABC transporter permease subunit PstC — MARKTGGNIKDLLFERTTGAFALVVLFLAVLLFAVLLRESIPALRKFGAGFLVTGTWDPVLERFGALPFLYGTVVSSFLALMIAVPLSVGAAIFINEFAPPWLKTPVSMLAELLAAIPSVIYGLWGIFVLVPILRDGFMKPLTKYLGWIPLFKGPVYGPSMLAAGVLLSIMIIPFILSVSREVLATVPQRQKEAVLSLGGTRWEMIRIVIGQHCLPGIFGATILGLGRALGETMAVTMVIGNRPEIFASLFQQGYSMAAVIANEFAEAGGLQLSSLILIGLLLMLVTFVVNFAAKGILSKMVARASRGI; from the coding sequence ATGGCCCGGAAAACCGGCGGAAACATCAAGGACCTCCTCTTCGAGAGAACCACGGGGGCATTCGCCCTCGTGGTTCTCTTCCTGGCGGTTCTCCTGTTCGCGGTACTGTTGCGGGAGTCGATCCCTGCCCTGCGGAAGTTCGGGGCCGGGTTCCTCGTCACCGGGACGTGGGACCCGGTCCTCGAGCGGTTCGGGGCGCTCCCCTTCCTCTACGGAACCGTGGTTTCCTCCTTCCTCGCCCTGATGATCGCCGTCCCCTTGAGCGTGGGGGCGGCGATCTTCATCAACGAGTTCGCGCCCCCATGGCTGAAAACCCCCGTATCGATGCTGGCGGAGCTTCTCGCCGCCATCCCCAGCGTCATCTACGGCCTGTGGGGGATCTTCGTCCTGGTGCCGATCCTCCGGGACGGGTTCATGAAGCCGTTGACGAAATACCTCGGCTGGATCCCCCTCTTCAAGGGACCGGTGTACGGCCCGAGCATGCTGGCGGCGGGGGTGCTCCTCTCGATCATGATCATCCCGTTCATCCTGTCGGTCAGCCGGGAGGTTCTGGCCACCGTCCCGCAGCGGCAGAAGGAAGCGGTTCTCTCGCTGGGGGGCACCCGATGGGAGATGATCCGGATCGTGATCGGGCAGCACTGCCTCCCGGGGATCTTCGGCGCCACCATCCTCGGCCTCGGACGGGCGCTCGGGGAGACGATGGCGGTCACGATGGTCATCGGGAACCGTCCCGAGATCTTCGCCTCCCTGTTCCAGCAGGGGTACTCCATGGCGGCGGTGATCGCCAACGAGTTCGCCGAAGCCGGCGGCCTCCAGCTTTCGTCGCTCATCCTGATCGGCCTCCTCCTGATGCTGGTCACGTTCGTCGTGAACTTCGCGGCCAAGGGGATCCTTTCGAAGATGGTCGCGCGCGCCTCGCGGGGGATCTGA
- the pstB gene encoding phosphate ABC transporter ATP-binding protein PstB produces the protein MENVFEIRDLSCWFGDHQVLKSLRMDIGKNSVTSVMGPSGCGKSTFIRCLNRMHDMTPGFRMSGEILLDGTNIYSEKVDPVYLRRRVGMVFQQPNPFPRMTVFENVAVGLKLNGRKLSRADISEKVERSLVMAALWNEVKDHLDQSGASLSGGQQQRLCIARALAVEPEVLLMDEPCSALDPMSTAKIEDLIEDLSEKYTIAVVTHNMQQAARISDQVAFFLMGELIEMDKSGKIFTNPSDKRTEEYITGRFG, from the coding sequence ATGGAGAACGTATTCGAAATCCGCGACCTGAGCTGCTGGTTCGGGGACCACCAGGTCCTGAAGAGTCTCCGGATGGACATCGGGAAGAACTCCGTCACCTCCGTGATGGGTCCCTCGGGGTGCGGGAAGAGCACCTTCATCCGGTGCCTCAACCGGATGCACGACATGACCCCCGGATTCCGCATGTCGGGAGAGATCCTTCTGGACGGGACGAACATCTACTCCGAGAAGGTCGACCCGGTGTACCTGCGCCGGCGGGTCGGGATGGTCTTCCAGCAGCCGAACCCGTTCCCCCGCATGACGGTGTTCGAGAACGTCGCCGTCGGGCTCAAGCTGAACGGGAGGAAGCTCTCCCGGGCGGACATCTCCGAGAAGGTGGAGCGGTCGCTCGTCATGGCGGCCCTCTGGAACGAGGTGAAGGATCATCTCGACCAGTCGGGGGCATCCCTCTCGGGCGGACAGCAGCAGCGCCTCTGCATCGCCCGGGCCCTCGCCGTCGAGCCGGAAGTGCTCCTGATGGACGAGCCGTGCTCCGCGCTGGACCCGATGTCCACCGCGAAGATCGAGGACCTGATCGAGGACCTGAGCGAAAAATACACGATTGCCGTCGTGACGCACAACATGCAGCAGGCGGCGCGAATCTCCGACCAGGTCGCCTTCTTCCTGATGGGAGAGCTGATCGAGATGGACAAGAGCGGAAAGATCTTCACGAACCCGTCGGACAAGCGGACGGAGGAATACATTACCGGGAGGTTCGGATGA
- a CDS encoding FprA family A-type flavoprotein, whose product MPIVTLAPDVYCVGVKDPGLTVFDIVIPTGHGTTYNSYLVKGTEKTALIDCVKRPFAAEFLRNIEEILPLSKLDYVIVNHSEPDHSGALGELLERNPAVTVLLSRSAKTFTDNLVNAGFPFRIVGDNDELSLGGKTLRFINAPFLHWPDTILTYLVEEKILFPCDFLGAHYSSPHTFNDELHEPAKARKAFEFYYATIMRPYKEHILKACERLKDLPLEMIAPSHGPVLRKDPRDYVAWYEERASASKRVTEKKVVIAYVSAYGNTEAMARKVAEGVAAGGLTPVLMNAVEVPMDRMIDQLDESVGFLVGTPTLNSNVPHPILDLIANLVTLNIKGKAASVFGSYGWSGEAIKTVQDILTSMRIKVSPEPIRVRMAPSAQDLEACVEFGRKFAGIAGA is encoded by the coding sequence ATGCCCATCGTGACGCTTGCGCCCGACGTATACTGCGTCGGGGTCAAGGACCCGGGACTCACCGTCTTCGACATCGTCATCCCGACCGGGCACGGGACGACGTACAACTCCTACCTCGTGAAGGGGACGGAGAAGACGGCCCTCATCGACTGCGTGAAGCGCCCCTTCGCCGCGGAGTTCCTGCGCAACATCGAGGAAATCCTCCCCTTGTCGAAGCTCGACTACGTGATCGTCAACCACTCCGAGCCGGACCACTCCGGCGCGCTGGGGGAGCTGCTCGAGCGGAACCCCGCGGTGACGGTGCTGCTCTCCCGCTCCGCGAAGACGTTCACGGACAACCTCGTGAACGCCGGGTTCCCCTTCCGCATCGTGGGCGACAACGACGAGCTTTCCCTCGGGGGGAAGACGCTGCGGTTCATCAACGCGCCGTTCCTGCACTGGCCCGACACGATCCTCACGTACCTGGTGGAGGAGAAGATCCTCTTCCCCTGCGATTTCCTCGGGGCCCACTATTCCAGCCCCCACACCTTCAACGACGAGCTCCACGAGCCGGCGAAAGCCCGCAAGGCGTTCGAGTTCTACTACGCGACGATCATGCGGCCGTACAAGGAGCACATCCTCAAGGCGTGCGAACGGCTCAAGGACCTGCCGCTGGAGATGATCGCTCCGTCCCACGGGCCGGTCCTGCGGAAAGATCCGCGGGACTACGTGGCGTGGTACGAGGAGCGCGCGTCGGCGTCGAAGCGGGTCACGGAGAAGAAGGTGGTGATCGCCTACGTCTCCGCCTACGGGAACACGGAGGCGATGGCGCGGAAGGTGGCGGAAGGGGTGGCCGCGGGGGGGCTCACGCCGGTTCTGATGAACGCCGTGGAGGTCCCGATGGATCGGATGATCGACCAGCTCGACGAGTCCGTGGGCTTCCTGGTCGGCACGCCGACGCTGAACAGCAACGTGCCGCATCCGATCCTGGACCTGATCGCGAACCTGGTGACGCTGAACATCAAGGGAAAGGCCGCCTCCGTGTTCGGATCCTACGGCTGGAGCGGGGAGGCGATCAAGACGGTGCAGGACATCCTCACGTCGATGCGGATCAAGGTATCGCCGGAGCCGATCCGGGTGCGCATGGCCCCGAGCGCGCAAGACCTCGAGGCGTGCGTCGAATTCGGCAGGAAGTTCGCCGGGATCGCCGGGGCATAA
- a CDS encoding cytochrome c3 family protein, with protein MRKVALCTALVVAVVFAFGTAFAAPPGKIVIKEIQKTKPPVAFDHKAHGEKAKECATCHHKDAAGKEQKCGKCHGAKADGKKVDLKESFHKQCKDCHKKEKKGPTKCEGCHKK; from the coding sequence ATGAGGAAAGTAGCATTGTGCACGGCTCTGGTCGTCGCGGTGGTCTTCGCCTTCGGTACGGCGTTCGCTGCGCCCCCCGGGAAGATCGTGATCAAGGAGATCCAGAAGACCAAGCCGCCGGTGGCCTTCGATCACAAGGCGCACGGCGAGAAGGCCAAGGAGTGCGCTACCTGCCACCACAAGGACGCCGCCGGGAAAGAGCAGAAGTGCGGAAAGTGCCACGGCGCCAAGGCCGACGGAAAGAAGGTCGACCTGAAGGAGTCGTTCCACAAGCAGTGCAAGGATTGCCACAAGAAGGAGAAGAAGGGTCCGACCAAGTGCGAAGGCTGCCATAAGAAGTAA
- the pstA gene encoding phosphate ABC transporter permease PstA, protein MGTGTGTIAFRRKAVDRVMKGLFCLCAFLVVLPLFLILFDLVIKGAKEFRWTLLVDLPRPVGEPGGGIANGILGTVVITLLTMTWSVPVAVLSGIFLAEFGRGKLASAVRFAVDTLSGVPSIIMGIFAYILIVLPMRRFSAWAGAAALSMIFIPVVVRTTEDMLRTVPTTVREAALALGIARWKATLRITVRTAWPGILTGILLAMARIIGETAPLLFTTLGNQFWQSRLDQPTAAVPLQVFTYAISPYEDWHDKAWAGALVLITMVLLINITARVLTREKR, encoded by the coding sequence GTGGGCACCGGGACGGGGACCATCGCCTTCCGCCGAAAAGCCGTCGACCGCGTCATGAAGGGACTTTTCTGCCTCTGCGCGTTCCTCGTCGTCCTGCCGCTGTTCCTGATCCTTTTCGACCTGGTGATCAAGGGAGCGAAGGAGTTCCGGTGGACCTTGCTCGTCGACCTTCCCCGCCCCGTGGGGGAACCCGGGGGCGGCATCGCGAACGGGATCCTGGGAACCGTCGTCATTACCCTTCTCACGATGACATGGTCGGTGCCGGTGGCGGTGTTGTCCGGCATCTTCCTCGCGGAGTTCGGCAGGGGGAAGCTCGCCTCCGCCGTGCGGTTCGCCGTCGACACGCTGTCGGGCGTCCCCTCCATCATCATGGGGATCTTCGCCTACATCCTCATTGTCCTGCCGATGAGGCGGTTCTCCGCCTGGGCCGGCGCGGCCGCGCTTTCCATGATCTTCATCCCCGTCGTCGTCCGGACTACGGAGGACATGCTCCGGACCGTGCCGACGACGGTGCGGGAAGCCGCCCTGGCGCTGGGGATCGCGCGGTGGAAGGCCACGCTGCGGATCACGGTGCGGACGGCGTGGCCGGGCATCCTGACGGGGATCCTCCTCGCCATGGCGCGCATCATAGGAGAGACGGCGCCCCTGCTTTTCACGACGCTCGGGAACCAGTTCTGGCAGTCCCGCCTCGACCAGCCGACGGCGGCGGTGCCGCTCCAGGTCTTCACGTACGCGATCTCGCCCTACGAGGACTGGCACGACAAGGCGTGGGCGGGGGCGCTCGTACTGATCACGATGGTTCTCCTGATCAACATCACGGCCCGGGTCCTCACCCGGGAGAAACGATAG
- a CDS encoding rubredoxin, whose protein sequence is MKKWRCIVCNYIYDPADGDPDNGVPPGTAFENIPDDWVCPLCGAGKDEFEAVD, encoded by the coding sequence ATGAAAAAATGGAGATGCATCGTCTGCAACTATATCTACGACCCGGCCGACGGCGATCCGGACAACGGCGTGCCGCCCGGTACCGCGTTCGAGAACATCCCGGACGACTGGGTATGTCCGCTCTGCGGCGCGGGGAAGGACGAGTTCGAGGCGGTCGACTGA
- a CDS encoding 3'-5' exonuclease has translation MRNPIIGGGITGIPYVAADVETTGLSAADGHRVCEVALLRFLRGTVIDSFVSLVNPLRPIDPGASAVNGITDAMVAGAPTFADLLPRILDFLSDDPLVFHNAPFDLSFLRIEARLAGGAWPGNRVIDTLMLARRTGRFRSNSLPNICMELGIGSTFHRAEADAWAAGKLLLHLSEGNR, from the coding sequence TTGAGGAATCCGATCATCGGCGGCGGCATCACCGGGATTCCGTACGTCGCGGCGGACGTGGAGACCACGGGACTCTCCGCGGCCGACGGCCACCGGGTCTGCGAAGTCGCCCTGCTCCGCTTCCTGCGGGGGACGGTGATCGACTCCTTCGTGTCGCTGGTGAACCCCCTGCGTCCCATCGACCCCGGGGCTTCGGCGGTGAACGGGATCACCGACGCGATGGTGGCCGGCGCCCCCACCTTCGCCGACCTTCTTCCGCGGATCCTCGATTTCCTATCCGACGATCCGCTCGTCTTCCACAACGCGCCGTTCGACCTGTCGTTTCTTCGTATCGAGGCGCGGCTCGCGGGGGGGGCGTGGCCCGGGAACCGCGTCATCGACACCCTGATGCTGGCCCGCCGGACCGGGCGCTTCCGTTCCAACTCCCTCCCGAACATCTGCATGGAACTCGGCATCGGCTCCACCTTCCACCGGGCGGAAGCCGACGCATGGGCCGCGGGGAAACTGCTGCTGCACTTGTCCGAAGGAAATCGGTAA
- the cobO gene encoding cob(I)yrinic acid a,c-diamide adenosyltransferase: MQPGKAPERLPEKPRRGLVLVITGDGKGKTTSCLGMAVRAVGYGMKVLMVQFIKGSLHYGELDGAKRLAPEFELLPMGKGFVGIRGDTLPMEEHVAAAREALALARERMLSGRYDVIILDEVNVAVRLGLLDVKEVLALIGEKPSGVHLILSGRNAHEEVIRVAHLVSEVRSIKHPFDQGIEAEKGIDY; the protein is encoded by the coding sequence ATGCAACCAGGAAAAGCACCCGAACGGCTCCCCGAAAAGCCACGCCGGGGGCTCGTGCTCGTCATTACGGGCGACGGGAAGGGGAAGACGACCTCGTGCCTCGGGATGGCGGTGCGCGCCGTCGGGTACGGGATGAAGGTCCTGATGGTGCAGTTCATCAAGGGATCGCTGCATTACGGCGAGCTCGACGGGGCGAAACGGCTGGCGCCCGAGTTCGAGCTTCTCCCGATGGGGAAGGGGTTCGTCGGGATCCGCGGGGACACGCTGCCGATGGAAGAGCACGTGGCGGCGGCGCGCGAAGCGCTTGCCCTGGCCCGGGAGCGGATGCTCTCGGGCAGGTACGACGTGATCATCCTCGACGAAGTGAACGTGGCGGTCCGCCTCGGGCTGCTCGACGTGAAGGAGGTCCTTGCGCTGATCGGTGAGAAGCCCTCGGGCGTCCACCTGATCCTGTCGGGGCGGAACGCGCATGAAGAGGTGATCCGCGTCGCCCACCTGGTGAGCGAGGTCCGCAGCATCAAGCACCCCTTCGACCAGGGGATCGAGGCCGAGAAGGGGATCGACTACTGA
- a CDS encoding alkaline phosphatase: MKSTACSLLIAAAAAILLNAAVPPSAIAHDREQGNGRGARNVIFMVPDGMGLADVTAARIFKNGIDGAPLHFETLDHIGYQRTYSANSTITDSAPAASAWACGEKFNNGEICFHGNGRPHLPSILEIAKRTGRGTGLVATSTITHATPASFGAHVANRNCETEIARQYIEVTRPDILLGGGAAKFNPANPDACGAKGDYVSKAEQSGYTVVQTRQEMKESAAGGAWKVLGLFTPEGMTPEVLRIPGTTEPRLPEMTITALDILERNRNGFFLMVEGSQVDWANHANDLAYQIGETLAFDEAVKAVLNWIDANPERREHTLLIVSPDHETGGFAINGPANRLLRAGESVTAAWTTKDHTGSDVPVWAQGPGSAAVGRALNNTDLYNVMKRALKADE, from the coding sequence ATGAAGTCCACCGCATGCTCCCTTCTGATCGCTGCCGCCGCCGCGATCCTGCTCAACGCCGCGGTCCCCCCTTCCGCCATCGCACACGACAGGGAACAGGGAAACGGCCGCGGGGCAAGGAACGTCATCTTCATGGTTCCCGACGGCATGGGGCTCGCCGACGTCACGGCGGCCCGGATCTTCAAGAACGGAATCGACGGCGCACCGCTCCACTTCGAGACGTTGGACCACATCGGTTACCAGCGGACCTATTCCGCCAACAGCACGATCACCGACTCGGCTCCCGCCGCCTCCGCCTGGGCGTGCGGGGAGAAGTTCAACAACGGAGAGATCTGTTTCCACGGCAATGGGCGCCCGCATCTCCCGAGCATCCTGGAGATTGCCAAGCGGACCGGCAGGGGCACGGGCCTGGTGGCCACATCGACGATCACCCACGCCACGCCGGCGTCCTTCGGCGCCCACGTCGCCAATCGGAATTGCGAGACGGAGATCGCCCGGCAGTACATCGAGGTGACCCGGCCCGACATCCTCCTCGGCGGCGGCGCCGCGAAGTTCAACCCGGCGAACCCGGACGCGTGCGGCGCCAAGGGCGATTACGTCTCCAAGGCGGAGCAGTCCGGCTACACGGTCGTGCAGACCCGCCAGGAAATGAAGGAAAGCGCTGCCGGGGGGGCCTGGAAGGTTCTCGGTCTTTTCACGCCGGAAGGGATGACTCCGGAGGTCCTGCGCATCCCCGGCACGACGGAGCCCCGCCTTCCCGAAATGACGATCACCGCTCTCGATATCCTCGAGCGGAACAGGAACGGATTCTTCCTGATGGTCGAAGGGTCGCAGGTCGACTGGGCCAACCATGCCAACGACCTGGCGTACCAGATCGGGGAGACGCTGGCCTTCGACGAGGCGGTCAAGGCGGTCCTCAACTGGATCGACGCAAACCCGGAGCGCCGGGAACACACCCTGCTCATCGTCTCGCCCGACCACGAGACGGGCGGATTCGCCATCAACGGGCCGGCGAACCGCCTTCTCCGCGCCGGCGAATCGGTCACGGCCGCCTGGACGACCAAGGACCACACGGGATCCGACGTCCCGGTTTGGGCGCAGGGGCCGGGGAGCGCCGCGGTCGGCCGGGCCCTCAACAACACGGATCTTTACAACGTCATGAAGCGGGCGCTGAAGGCCGACGAATGA